One Manihot esculenta cultivar AM560-2 chromosome 6, M.esculenta_v8, whole genome shotgun sequence DNA segment encodes these proteins:
- the LOC110617084 gene encoding probable ADP-ribosylation factor GTPase-activating protein AGD13 isoform X2 produces MNSKRRLKELLLQSDNRFCADCRAPDPKWASANIGVFLCLKCCGVHRSLGPLVSKVLSVTLDEWSDEEIDAMIEVGGNSAANAIYEAYVPENVSKLRPDANHGERMKFIRSKYELQEFLKPSLKITSGKPSISVQSSFSRRILDNFRVTSTSRDSEKAMVEFIGMLKVRVKNGTNLAVRDMMSSDPYVILTLGKQTVQTTVASSNLNPVWNEELRLSVPPNFGPVKLEVFDYDTFSADDIMGEAELDIQPLITSAMAYGNPEMFGNMQIGKWLKSHDNALIDDSTINIVDGKVKQEVSLKLQNVESGELQLDLEWIAS; encoded by the exons ATGAATA GTAAGAGAAGATTAAAAGAATTATTGCTACAAAGTGATAATCGCTTTTGTGCTGATTGTCGTGCTCCAGATCCTAAATGGGC GTCTGCAAATATTGGAGTTTTTTTATGCTTAAAATGTTGTGGTGTGCACAGAAGCCTTGGTCCTCTAGTATCAAAA GTTTTATCTGTGACACTGGATGAATGGTCTGATGAAGAAATTGATGCCATGATTGAAGTTGGAGGAAACTCTGCTGCTAACGCAATATATGAAGCCTATGTACCTGAAAATGTTTCAAAGCTGCGACCAGATGCAAATCATGGCGAGCGTATGAAATTCATTAG GTCTAAGTATGAGCTTCAAGAATTTCTGAAACCTAGTTTGAAGATTACGTCAGGAAAGCCAAGCATTTCTGTTCAGTCAAGTTTTTCTAGGAGGATTTTGGATAATTTTCGAGTTACAAGTACATCACGGGACTCG GAAAAAGCGATGGTGGAATTTATTGGAATGTTGAAAGTCAGAGTTAAAAATGGTACAAATTTAGCTGTCAGGGATATGATGTCTAGTGATCCTTATGTGATCCTCACTCTTGGGAAACAG ACAGTTCAGACGACTGTAGCAAGCAGCAACTTGAACCCAGTTTGGAATGAGGAACTCAGGCTGTCAGTTCCACCGAATTTTGGGCCTGTAAAGTTG GAAGTTTTTGATTATGACACATTTTCAGCTGATGACATAATGGGAGAAGCAGAGCTAGATATCCAGCCATTGATAACGTCGGCCATGGCGTATGGGAACCCAGAAATGTTTGGAAACATGCAGATTGGAAAATGGTTGAAATCACATGACAATGCTCTTATAGATGATAGCACAATCAACATTGTGGATGGGAAGGTGAAACAGGAGGTCTCACTCAAGCTCCAGAATGTTGAATCTGGAGAACTACAACTAGATCTTGAGTGGATTGCCTCTTGA
- the LOC110617084 gene encoding ADP-ribosylation factor GTPase-activating protein AGD12 isoform X1 yields the protein MVYHFQLLLFDLFILHICLYCLEKKKYFAGKRRLKELLLQSDNRFCADCRAPDPKWASANIGVFLCLKCCGVHRSLGPLVSKVLSVTLDEWSDEEIDAMIEVGGNSAANAIYEAYVPENVSKLRPDANHGERMKFIRSKYELQEFLKPSLKITSGKPSISVQSSFSRRILDNFRVTSTSRDSEKAMVEFIGMLKVRVKNGTNLAVRDMMSSDPYVILTLGKQTVQTTVASSNLNPVWNEELRLSVPPNFGPVKLEVFDYDTFSADDIMGEAELDIQPLITSAMAYGNPEMFGNMQIGKWLKSHDNALIDDSTINIVDGKVKQEVSLKLQNVESGELQLDLEWIAS from the exons ATGGTTTATCATTTTCAGCTTCTATTATTTGACTTGTTTATTTTGCATATTTGTTTGTAttgtttggaaaaaaaaaaatactttgcaGGTAAGAGAAGATTAAAAGAATTATTGCTACAAAGTGATAATCGCTTTTGTGCTGATTGTCGTGCTCCAGATCCTAAATGGGC GTCTGCAAATATTGGAGTTTTTTTATGCTTAAAATGTTGTGGTGTGCACAGAAGCCTTGGTCCTCTAGTATCAAAA GTTTTATCTGTGACACTGGATGAATGGTCTGATGAAGAAATTGATGCCATGATTGAAGTTGGAGGAAACTCTGCTGCTAACGCAATATATGAAGCCTATGTACCTGAAAATGTTTCAAAGCTGCGACCAGATGCAAATCATGGCGAGCGTATGAAATTCATTAG GTCTAAGTATGAGCTTCAAGAATTTCTGAAACCTAGTTTGAAGATTACGTCAGGAAAGCCAAGCATTTCTGTTCAGTCAAGTTTTTCTAGGAGGATTTTGGATAATTTTCGAGTTACAAGTACATCACGGGACTCG GAAAAAGCGATGGTGGAATTTATTGGAATGTTGAAAGTCAGAGTTAAAAATGGTACAAATTTAGCTGTCAGGGATATGATGTCTAGTGATCCTTATGTGATCCTCACTCTTGGGAAACAG ACAGTTCAGACGACTGTAGCAAGCAGCAACTTGAACCCAGTTTGGAATGAGGAACTCAGGCTGTCAGTTCCACCGAATTTTGGGCCTGTAAAGTTG GAAGTTTTTGATTATGACACATTTTCAGCTGATGACATAATGGGAGAAGCAGAGCTAGATATCCAGCCATTGATAACGTCGGCCATGGCGTATGGGAACCCAGAAATGTTTGGAAACATGCAGATTGGAAAATGGTTGAAATCACATGACAATGCTCTTATAGATGATAGCACAATCAACATTGTGGATGGGAAGGTGAAACAGGAGGTCTCACTCAAGCTCCAGAATGTTGAATCTGGAGAACTACAACTAGATCTTGAGTGGATTGCCTCTTGA
- the LOC110617084 gene encoding probable ADP-ribosylation factor GTPase-activating protein AGD13 isoform X3, which yields MVYHFQLLLFDLFILHICLYCLEKKKYFAGKRRLKELLLQSDNRFCADCRAPDPKWASANIGVFLCLKCCGVHRSLGPLVSKVLSVTLDEWSDEEIDAMIEVGGNSAANAIYEAYVPENVSKLRPDANHGERMKFIRSKYELQEFLKPSLKITSGKPSISVQSSFSRRILDNFRVTSTSRDSEKAMVEFIGMLKVRVKNGTNLAVRDMMSSDPYVILTLGKQTVQTTVASSNLNPVWNEELRLSVPPNFGPVKKFLIMTHFQLMT from the exons ATGGTTTATCATTTTCAGCTTCTATTATTTGACTTGTTTATTTTGCATATTTGTTTGTAttgtttggaaaaaaaaaaatactttgcaGGTAAGAGAAGATTAAAAGAATTATTGCTACAAAGTGATAATCGCTTTTGTGCTGATTGTCGTGCTCCAGATCCTAAATGGGC GTCTGCAAATATTGGAGTTTTTTTATGCTTAAAATGTTGTGGTGTGCACAGAAGCCTTGGTCCTCTAGTATCAAAA GTTTTATCTGTGACACTGGATGAATGGTCTGATGAAGAAATTGATGCCATGATTGAAGTTGGAGGAAACTCTGCTGCTAACGCAATATATGAAGCCTATGTACCTGAAAATGTTTCAAAGCTGCGACCAGATGCAAATCATGGCGAGCGTATGAAATTCATTAG GTCTAAGTATGAGCTTCAAGAATTTCTGAAACCTAGTTTGAAGATTACGTCAGGAAAGCCAAGCATTTCTGTTCAGTCAAGTTTTTCTAGGAGGATTTTGGATAATTTTCGAGTTACAAGTACATCACGGGACTCG GAAAAAGCGATGGTGGAATTTATTGGAATGTTGAAAGTCAGAGTTAAAAATGGTACAAATTTAGCTGTCAGGGATATGATGTCTAGTGATCCTTATGTGATCCTCACTCTTGGGAAACAG ACAGTTCAGACGACTGTAGCAAGCAGCAACTTGAACCCAGTTTGGAATGAGGAACTCAGGCTGTCAGTTCCACCGAATTTTGGGCCTGTAAA GAAGTTTTTGATTATGACACATTTTCAGCTGATGACATAA
- the LOC110617713 gene encoding ferredoxin--NADP reductase, root isozyme, chloroplastic yields MAHSAAVSQVSFAVPVGSDSTLGRSVLKPHIISFSDKSWGPSLALDLKSRNARLQNRFIVCMSVQQASRSKVSVSPIEYEDDKEPPLNLYKPKEPYTATIVSVERLVGPKAPGETCHIVIDHGGNVPYWEGQSYGVIPPGENPKKPGAPHNVRLYSIASTRYGDNFDGKTATLCVRRALYYDPETGKEDPSKGGICSNFLCNSKPGDKVQITGPSGKIMLLPEDNPNATHIMIATGTGVAPFRGYLRRMFMEDVPRYKFGGLAWLFLGVANSDSLLYDDEFTKYLQDYPDHFRYDKALSREQKNKSGGKMYVQDKIEEYSDEIFKLLDGGAHIYFCGLKGMMPGIQDTLKKVAQQRGESWEQKLSQLKKNKQWHVEVY; encoded by the exons ATGGCACATTCGGCAGCTGTCTCGCAG GTTTCTTTTGCTGTTCCTGTTGGGAGCGATTCTACCCTTGGTAGATCAGTTCTTAAG CCACACATTATAAGCTTCAGCGATAAATCATGGGGCCCTTCATTAGCTTTGGACTTGAAATCAAGGAATGCTCGATTGCAAAATCGTTTTATAGTTTGCATGTCAGTGCAACAAGCCAGCAGATCTAAGGTTTCAGTTTCACCGATAGAATATGAAGATGACAAAGAGCCTCCATTGAATTTATACAAACCCAAGGAACCCTACACAGCAACTATTGTATCTGTTGAGAGGCTTGTAGGACCAAAAGCTCCTGGAGAAACATGCCATATTGTGATTGATCATGGTGGCAATGTTCCTTACTGGGAAGGACAAAGTTACGGTGTTATTCCTCCT GGTGAAAACCCGAAGAAGCCAGGGGCACCTCACAATGTACGGCTCTATTCAATTGCATCCACCAGGTATGGAGACAATTTTGATGGCAAGACAGCTACTTTATGTGTTCGTCGTGCTCTTTACTACGATCCTGAGACTGGAAAGGAAGACCCTTCAAAGGGTGGTATATGCAGCAATTTCCTTTGCAACTCAAAGCCTGGGGATAAAGTTCAGATCACTG GACCCTCTGGAAAGATAATGCTTTTGCCTGAAGATAACCCTAATGCCACCCACATAATGATTGCTACTGGTACTGGTGTGGCGCCTTTTAGAGGCTATCTCCGACGAATGTTCATGGAGGATGTCCCTAGGTATAAGTTCGGCGGTCTTGCTTGGCTCTTCCTTGGAGTAGCAAACTCTGACAGCCTCCTATATGATGATGAATTTACCAAGTATCTTCAAGACTACCCAGATCATTTTCGCTACGACAAGGCGCTTAGCAGAGAACAAAAGAACAAGAGCGGAGGAAAGATGTATGTGCAGGACAAGATTGAGGAATACAGTGATGAAATCTTCAAACTACTGGATGGTGGAGCTCACATTTATTTCTGCGGGCTCAAGGGAATGATGCCTGGGATTCAAGATACACTGAAGAAAGTCGCCCAGCAGAGAGGAGAAAGCTGGGAGCAGAAGCTCTCACAGCTCAAGAAGAACAAGCAATGGCACGTGGAGGTGTACTGA